The sequence TTAAAATATTAGAAAATTATCAGCGGAATAGACGAGGTGTGATTATAACATGCAAGAAAGAAAAAGTAAGATTTGTTGATAGAAAAATTTTAAGATTAATGATGAAGATGACTGAGTTAGTGCCGCCGATTCAtcggagagagagaaaaaaaagctacCGTTTACTCTATTCAGTAATTTAATTTTGAATTTCACGCTCCATAATATGACATTAAAAGTAATTATCGTATCGTCCACCCTCATTCAAATGAGGTAGTAAATAAAGTCGTTAAAAAAATGTAATAAATGAAATCACATGTCTAGTCTCTTAACTGGTTCCCTAGTTCTCACCGGTAATTTACTCTCGCCATATagcaaataagaaaaagaaaataaagacacAACCATGAATAAATAGATAAATTTATATAAGATATTTTAACTTCTAACACAACCCTCAAGAACTACTCCTGATTAGAGTCTTATCCAAATACTTTAATTAATCAATAGGTTCCTTTGTTAACCTTTTTAAAGTCAATTCCAAAAGATGCATCCAACGGTGCTCAACGATGCAACTAAAATTCTAGAGCATATTCTAAAAGACTTCAGAATTACTAACACTATGCAAGAAAAATTAAATGATGTTCACATGGGACACTAAGTGTATCCtggtttttctttctctcttttatgAGTTATGACAATGTTTTTGTTCTTACCACGTGTTGCTATCATCACCTTGACCTGTGTACAGAAAATAACCAGTTTGGTAATTTATTGGGCCGACCGATTGGAGTGCCCAAAATGTGGAGCCCTTTtatgaaaacttttttttttgtaaattgtaGAGTAAGAAAAATGTGCAATTTtataaaaagattggaaattgttATTATTGAAAAATCGTAAATGTCTCtccctttaaaaaaaaatgtgCAATGCTCATTGTTACTATTGGAAATTCCTTATGTATTCTATTTAACAATCAAACtaaaatataacatatctaaaaattcttgtcttgaaaatttataaattttatctcgttgtaaagattttaaagagatctacacaaacaaacaacaattccaaattcagagtttttacgaaaaaatcggaggtgtttatccttttaggcataattttcgaaaattgaattaATAACCATTATGCGAACCACCACAAAGGATTTATGCAACCATATTATGGTTTATGCATCAAagaattttccgttgcaactaataaaacgatgtatatgcctaaaaatatcattcccacaaaaaaaaacataacgaATTATGGAgtcaccacaaaggatgcaaaACAGTTTATACGGTcgtattttggttcatgcatccactaatttggttatgcaaccactaaaacgaCGTATATGCCTCAAAAATAACATTCCAATAAAAAAAAGAATGTATAACGCATTGTGCAATCATcggtgtttcgtttttcttcgatCTGCCCTCCCCACTGTGGCAGCGGTGTTCTAGtttattttaaaacaaaaataaagaatttcgTTGAAACATCAAAGATAATATACACTAGATGACTGTGCACCCAAGGGGAGGCCACGAGAAAATACATAATGACCTTGGACAAATACGGTGTATTAAGCCAATATGCTGTTGTACATGGAAATGTttgaaagaaattgttccaacatTAGTTAAAATTAGCCAATACAAACCAGACATTCAAACTCTATGCCCTCATTGTAATGCAAAAAATGAAACTCTAGAGCATCTTCTGGTCACTTGCACTTATTCTTCTTCGATCTGGCTACAGATAAATGTTAATGTTTTCAATATTCAGGCTCAACATACTTCAGTGACAGAATGGATAATAAGTTGGTTCATCCCTGTTCAGAACATTAATAGTGAGGAGATTAACAACTGGTTGATAACTCTAATGAGTACTGCTTGGCAAATATGGAAGAACAAATGTGATAAAATCTTTAGAAACAAAACTCCAAACAGATGGAACACAATAAGTGACATAAAATGGTTAATAAAGCAGAGTACCACTGATTTCCATCAGGATAAACAATGTTTGAGTAAACAAAGTAGTTGGTCTCCCCCTTTACA comes from Papaver somniferum cultivar HN1 chromosome 7, ASM357369v1, whole genome shotgun sequence and encodes:
- the LOC113294708 gene encoding uncharacterized protein LOC113294708, with amino-acid sequence MTVHPRGGHEKIHNDLGQIRCIKPICCCTWKCLKEIVPTLVKISQYKPDIQTLCPHCNAKNETLEHLLVTCTYSSSIWLQINVNVFNIQAQHTSVTEWIISWFIPVQNINSEEINNWLITLMSTAWQIWKNKCDKIFRNKTPNRWNTISDIKWLIKQSTTDFHQDKQCLSKQSSWSPPLHAQLKINLDASFDNETNFFGIDLIARDSTVTSRGIRGRYFNGGLDLEQTECLAIKEALVWAKEMQYGSLLLESDCQNVVTSINDAIPHVHWMNRGIVNETKQHLSTRIGTTINYVRRSDNKIAHIIANRARIIGASFDILDDIPLI